CACATTTTGCCGCCACTATTCATAAATATCATCTCAATATCGTCGTCTAGCGGTAAAACGTGATAGGGATATTTCACGCGTAATTCACTGGATATTTTAGTTACCATTTCGGGGATATTTTCGCCCCCTGTAGAAATGGAATACGAACAAAAATGTGATGATTGGTGCACAACTTCCAGTGCTAGTTTTTAAACTATCGAAATAGGACGCAAATCCATATCTTTGTCTTCACATGGATACATTGAAGTTCCTTTTGATTATGAAATGTAATTACATGTGTAATGGTTACATCAATTATGCGATACCCTCTGTGGTAGTACGTATATTAGTTATTGTAAAACCTACCTGCATGTTTTTTACCAATCTCTTCAATTACTTTCTCGTCGAAGATGTAAGTCTTCTTAGTTATCCATATCTGTATCCCCACGGCTAAAATACCTATAATCACTCCCCATTTAAATAACGATTTTATGAAACCCATTTTTTCGCTCGTCTGATTTCACAACCTCCTTTATATGTGCACAGTACTGTAATAACACACAACTGGTGATTCGTTCCCATACGGCAAATCATGTTACTGGTTTGACGTGTGCATAACTGAAACAGCTGTTACTGTAAGCTAGGAGATTAATTTTGGTTTATGAAATACCAAAATGTACCAATAACGATCTATCTCTCGAATTGATATCCTAGGTGACCATTCTGCAACAGGACTCTCGAAGGGGACAGAGTCGTAATTCCTCTTGGTGTGCTTCCGAATTCTGCAGATGGGATGGTTCGAGACAGCTTAGTTCAGAAATGTTGCCGCCAGATTTTTATGATTCGTTGGAGAAAAAGGACACATTAGACGATCATTAAATACCTTTGATTTATTAAACCGCAAAATAGAGCAAACCCTGGCAGCCATATTTTATACGCCACAAGGGAGGTGGGAGGCCCTGATTCCCCTAACATGTTCTAATAATCTTATAGTTACGCAAATGTACATCTTATAGCCATTCACAGTAAAGATAAGTCAACAAGGTATTCTCAGGAGCGGATCCAAGGGGTTTCACTAGTTGCCGATGGGATCTAGCTTTCCAGGATAACAggataaaaaatatgtatactTATCTATGACCAACCATAGATACTTCGCCCTATTATAACCCCAATACACATCAGAATAAGTGTCAGATAGCCAAATTCCCAAAATTTTCAGCCATATCCCCTAACAAAATttttggatccgcccctgattcTAATGGTGGTTTCTCGACTTGAATGAAAGAAAACACTTTGGCACAATATGGTATATTTCAAGAATACATAATACGTCATTTGATTAACATCGAATGATTCATGGTTATACacgaatatttgatgaaaaaaaaacattgtaaatgcTGCCCTTAAACCGTTCATTTATATACAAAAACTACTCCATTTTTACTATACTTATAAATATTCtgtagaaataaaatataaaccgTAGGATAGATTTGTACACAAGCTCTAAGCGGGCCCAGTAGCATAAACCTTCATAAAAATACCAAACTGATCTGTGCTCATTTCAACCTTGAATCCGAGGAGCGCATTCGAACATGGAAAACTGCTCTTtacaatatcatcatcatgattattgtttcATGGGCGTAACTCCAAAAATGGATTTACGTCTCAATTCTGGCTATAGAATCGAATCCTATACACCGTATTCATTTATACATTACATGTATttaattatacatgtatagtcATACAAGTTCCGCATTTATGttcataattttgttttttttttcacattccgaaaatctcataattatttcacctAAAAAACGCCCCTTTCAAGCTTCGAATTTCAAATAACCATTTATGAAAATTAGGATGAACGAGGATTCAGAAATGCTCGTTTGCCTTCGGCGCTACGCGGATACGGTGCTAAGTGTATATCTGGCATAGTTCCGtttctgtttttaattttaaaccccccccccccctatatTAAAAAATCTTAGTGAAACCCCTTGTGGTAACGTCCTGGTATCGAATCATGGTGTCGGAAAACGCAGACAATTTGACCCTTTTTAGGGCACTGAAATCTTAAAAAATGCAATACTTTCCatatctataaatcttaaccCTGGTGCATTATCTGAACGTCTCGCGGAATCTACGGGCTTCCCGTAGCCAGTAATTTATTCTTAATCGTATCGATGATGCGAGTAAAACAGTGAGAACATTCGTTAATCAACGATTTCGACAACATgcgaaacattttgaaaaccgTATAAAAATCTAGCGTACTGAAAAGCGAATCGGCCAATGTGTACGGTCCGCCTGACCAGATAAAGCCACGGCCGTAAGCTAGCAACCAGGTCCCTTCTGAGAACGAAACGCCGGACGCTTCTCCGCTTTCAACTCTTAAAACGTCTCCTGCAAATGAAAAATCGAAGCTCACATGACTTATACCAGCGCATCGTTAAAAGTGATCAACTGTAAAAAAAGTGTCATCGGTTTTTTCCTTTAACGATTTTGATCGTCAAAAAGTCGAAAAACAAAACGAAGGGTGAAAGGGTTGAATTAAATGTCGGAATTATTTCCCGGGAGGAAACTATAAAATATCTTCACAAAACGCCATAAAATAATACAAACTTTTCTAAATAAAGCATACCAAAGTTATTAACAATACACGTGATGCACTATTGACAATATAAATATAGCCGCAAAGCAGCGacaacgggttttctgcagcCTGTTGTGTATTTGTCGGCTCGTTGAAGGAAGTTGACTCGCAACTGCTTTCAACATGTGACAGGATCTAGCAACTGAGCAGGGCGCTTATTCACTTGACTATAGCCCGTAGTCAAAATTGATTAATATAACGAAAGAAAACCAAGGGTGGAAAGAGCAAATCATATGAACGTACGTAATAATGTATAAACGACTGAGATGAACGCTTCGGCGAATTCCATACTACCGGTACCTATTTTACATAACAACTCGCAGCTTTCGTATTCagattatattttcatcaattacctGGTCGGTATTCGACCGATTCATACGTTCCTTCTTTCCAAACCTTCATAGATCCTGATAATACAACTTTGATATTGGATTGAAACCAATGACGACCTGAATATAGGATTGAAAAAATGACTCATAAGTAACTCACGGTGAGGTAAAACTTCGCAATAAATCGCGATAAGACGAATGAAATATCAGTCCAACGATCACGAAAtcgaaaaattatttttataccgGTAATGCCGTAGCGTTAAAATTCATTTAGACtccgaattttcggttttcaaCCAAAAACCATTATCAAGGAATGGatgaaaaccgaaaattcgaaTTCTTAATAAATTTGAACGCTACGatattatgaaaaaatttcGTGATTGTGGCACTTGTGCTTTATAAGTAACTCATATACATTTACCGTCTTTTAGGTTGCAATTTTCTGACCATctgattttcaaatgaatgttCTGGAActtttttccaatttcaaaaGACTCGTGAACTCATTAACGTTTGACAGTGTCGGGGATCAAAAATATCAGTACCCACATAGGGGCCGGAATAGATTACTGGCCATAGTTTTGCTGCATTTTTACCTGGATGTCCACTAGTGTCCATCGCAGTACCGTAAACAACCATAACTTCCGTAGCAGACTGGTGAAGCAGATTTGCAGCGCACATCGCGCCTCCGGTGTTCATGAATATCAACTCGACGTCGCTTGTCGGCAATACGTGACGCGCATATTTCACGCGTAATTCGCTCGATATTTTATTTACCATTTCAGGGATATTTTCTCCTCctagaaaaaaagatttaccGATATAAGTAAAACcaattatttattgattcCCGTGCGAACACCGAACCGCACAAACACTCTAAACAacatagaacgataaccacactcaaacgcggtgaacggataataagataaaatcccgctatttacagattaaaagaatttaaaaaccagaatttatttattcaatcaaaaatatataaaagacacgacgtttcgatctcaccctagagatcatcgtcacacctgacgataAATAgagggattttatcttattactcTAAACAACGCCTGACTGGACATCATCTGCTCCGGTACAACCTGAGCAGTTGAAGCCCAATCAAAATTTGCACTCTCCTCTACATGCCGAAATCGGGTACTACAGCGTAACACTACAGAAATTAAGCgaaagaatatttttaaatcggGTTTGGGGCAAATAACAAGTATATTGTTCAATGAATTTGAGATACAAATACCAACATAACCATTCATAAAACACTAAATTATAGAGAATTCCCATcaatgataacgaaaaaaattaattccgaaaatgttttcttGAGCTAGCTGTttattcgacttaattaattttttttcaatattattgtgGGATGATCCCTTTACAGATACCAACATATAGTTGggtgaaatatatacattacaAGGGTATATTCAATTAAAACCGTATATTCATCGTGGTAACGCTAATTTTGTATTTcgtatattgtatatatgtgATAGGTTAAAACTCAATCAATCCACACGTTATAATTAGAACGTTTACATCGACTTTGTAACTACCGGGTACAATAGCATTTACGAGcctattcatttctaatgCATGGAAAGCACAGACATGACAAATTTAAAACATTCCTTTTTAATCAGTTCATCAGCTGTAggctatatatacatatatcataCGTATGATCACAATACTACAGATCTGTAAAACCTACCTGCATATTTTTTACCAATCTCTTCAATTACTTTCTCGTCGAAGATGtaatcttttttagttatccATATCTGTATTCCGACGGCTAACATACCTATAATCACTCCCCATTTGAACAACGATTTTATGAAACCCATTTTTTCGCACGTCTGATTTCACGACTCCTGATAATGTGCACAAAACTGTAATAACTGGTGATTCGTTCCCATACTGCAAATCCTGTTACTGGTTTGAGTTGCGCGATACTGTAAGCAAGCTGTTATACTGTGAGCTAAAATCCCAATCCAAAATACCGAAATAAATGCCTGGTAAAGGGTCTATTTCTGAAATGATGCCATAATCAGTGTTCACCAATTTGCACTCATGTCAAGCACCAGGAATTTGAGGATTACTTTCTCATGAAAACcttttaatcttaaataaaCTCAAAGATTACAATTGATTGTAATaagatttgtgaaactggactcgTGACTCACATCGGGAGACAGCTGTTTATCCTCTGGGGTAGTGGAGAGATTCCAAAATCCACGAAACCTACGTATATGTCGTTGCAGCAGATTCCACAATTCGATTCTTAGGGCTTGACGAAAGATTCCCagtaaaagatgaaaaacaaggtCAAAGATTCAATCGAATCTCTTTGCGATCAACcggaaaacaaaacaaacccTGAGCAAAAACGCTATaagatgaaatatcaatttcataaaatttatttcgggAAATCATTTGTGATCTAGGCGATTTTCAATACAATAAACAAAGCACGCAGCGTCATATATGGGTAAAAACCGTGAAACCATGGCAACAAGTTAATGAGGCCACAGCACGCGCGCATGAGATGGAACTCTATTATATCGCGTTGCTATGGAAACTATACTCTATTGAACAAATGCATTAGTAGAGATACCTCGGTGTACGAGACACAGTTTTGTGCGTACCGGGGAGATGTGCGGATCAATAAACAACTATGAAACTAATTAACACGATTTTACGTCTGACTCTAAATTACGTTTTCAATATGAACTGTCACGTACAGTCGTCAAACACATTTAAACGTGCAATTTGCAAAACAAATCGTAACTGCATATAATTTTCGTAATTAAAGCAATGCGTTTAACCATTACGAGACAGACAGTAGAACTCACTTAATTCGGAGGACTAGGGACTGTGTCCAGATTTCTTCTAactaggggtcattcatttattacgtacgcattaggggaggggtcagtgaaATTGCGTAATGTAATGCTTAAAGTAtaagaaaaaatggccgattttgcgtacagacggggaggggggttggaaaattcaaattttatgcgtaagTAACAAATGAATGATCACCTAAGTAAAATCCGAATTACGGATAATAGTTACAAGGTTCCgggttaaatggaccaaataTTTCGAAAATCAGAACTTCGTGAGTTTTACTGTAATACATATAACGATATAAAAAGGGCCATTCGTAAAGTACTTGCGCAAAATAGTGCCGATTTCCAAATGCCTTCCAGCATGTAAACAATTTTAAGCGTTATGTGCGGCATTGTAAATGTACCGGTAGGCAGAAGTGGGCAATGGATGCATTATATACTGTATGAAAGGCCCCTAATGCAAAAAAAGACGATTGGATTCAATTGATTGCGTAAATACTACATGTTCATATCAAATCaacatagaattacagatAGATTTGGTCCCTACATTTAAACATATATCGGTACACgcatattcatataaatatatatgttgtaaatacatttcaataacAAAACGATTGCATTTTAGATAACAAAAATAATACGGAATCAATGGCAAAAACCTGAAAATTAACCTCTCTTATACAATTGCTTGGGCCCACGACTTAGTTTATTCCCCCTTTTAAAATCCAAGTTCCCcaattttttttgtcgcgaATTTAGTTTTTTTCACATTCCGGAAATTTCATAAACATTTTGCCCTAAAAGGTGCAGAAAATGTGCCTCTCAAgcttcgaatttaaaaaattaaaaccattttatGACATTCGAGCAATTTCAAGGATTCAGAAATGCTCGTTTGCGTTTGGCGCTACGCGGATACCGCGTGAAGTATGGCGCATAGTTCTGCTGGTATAATTCTGACCCCCTTTAAAAAATCCAGGTGGCTGGTCAGACTTATTTTGTATGTTAATCCAATCGAAACGATTAAAACAAATCGTTCGAATTTCTATTACCTGGAATTGAAGCTTGAAAAATGGAATTAAAGCGAACCTCTCCGAAGTAAAGAGAACCTTCTTTTCCGAGCTCGATTCGAACGTTAAATGCCGAACGAACGAAAAGCCATCGCATAGAAACGAATAATGCCGTAGAATCATCGACGAGATAAAGATTTAGACGATCAATAATAATGatcgtaataataataatgataactaaTGACAATCATATAAGTTCATACCGTAACATAACGAATAGATATAGATATGACAACATACGCTCAACTCGCGGTGGTACAACCAAATATACTAAACGGGCAATCAGATcaacaatgaaatatatatatatatatatatatatatatatatatatatatatatatatatatatatatatatatatatatatcgtatAAAATTCGTCTTAAAGAGGATTTTTTTCCAGcacatttatcaattcaacatataaatacatatatatccgATATTCGAAGAAGCAGTACGGATCGATATCtatctacaaaataattaCCATTCCGTTCGTTCGTTTAAAGCAGTTAATATCGTCAATAAATGCGTTCGAATAATGTGAACCTGTGTGTAAACAGACGAGGGCAGGCTACAGCTACCGACAGTAGGAGGCCGGCGTTTAGTACCGTGGCGACAAGTGGATATTCTAACAGTGGTTAATAAGCGGCGACCATAAAAACTGACGTTTTCGCGCAGTTCGTCTGCTCTGCTGCCTTTCTTATTTCGATAATTACCTTCCACAAAATTGCTGCCTCTATGTATAAAACGGCTTTTCTAAATTGATTTATGACCACTTTGACTAACGTCTACAAGACCAgtcgctcaaaagttggttagattGAACTGTGATAGTACGGCGCCATCGCGAGTATACTCGTAGGTTGGCCCTATTGCATAGTCACCTTGAAATTGACCGATGAGCATTCAGAATGAAGCAGAGTTTGTTCACGTAGACAGCCAATCAGCAGCTCTATCATTCCTGTGTCCCAGAGTGCAAGTatcagtgacaattaaacttcattgttactacGTACGGTATTcatccgccggttatctttaaccaacttttgagcaactgaccccaaATCTTTAGGCAATTCGAAGACATCACCGCGGGAATTCATGGACGCAGCCTTTTTTCCCGGAAGTATCTATCAGTTTGCATGTTGTTTACATAAGGCGTTTTAgtattctattgaaaatcttttCGAAATAAGAAATGTTATAAATAGATCTATTCTAGGAATGTAAGTCCTCTTCAACGACCATGTCCGAATGACACGTACTAACGTGCGAATTCAACGAACTTTCCGTTTCGAAGCATTTATCACACCGCGAACAACAAACGAGCGTTTCACCGACTACCGTTTCATTTCTATCGCGTTCAGCCGATTGTTCCGCGTTTGACGTGGACGAAAATAAATCGCTACACTTCGGACATATTGTGTAACGTCGTTTTATCGTCGTTAAAGTCGAATCGATTTTTAAGCAGAACTCACATTCGTAACGCGGACTGAGATCGTGATTGGCTGCAATGGCGTGATCGTCGAAATCGCCTCGATCGTTAAAAAACGCTCCGCATTCCACGCAGAGGTAGCCTTCGTCGGAGAGCGCTTGATCATCATTCGATTCCGCGAGCGGATCTAAAATCTCCTCGCCTACGCTGATGCTGCTAATGACTTCGCCATCCTCATCGTTATTATCATCGCGACGGAAAGTACGTGCCGAAAGAACGATTTCGGACACGAATGATTCGCTGAGATTCAAATGTTCCACAGTGTGTTGTCGGACGTGCATCGCGAACGCCGATTCGACGGCAAACGACTTCAAGCAGACGCCACATTCGTGGCGACGGCGATGAGCGTTCGCCGTGTGCTCGTCGAAATCGCGTTCGTAATTGAACGCAGCGCCGCATTCCGCGCAGAGGAAGATTTCATCATCGTTgacgtcatcgtcgtcgtcaaaCGGGGGCGGGGAATCGTACGGTTCGGTTTTAATCCGCGAGCCGATGCTCATACCGCCGGTTACCGCTTTATTCAAGCGTCGCTCGTATTCGTAATCGTCGTCGATCGGTTCCGATTTCACGACGACGAAATTCGCCGACAATGCGTCGTTCGGATCATCCAACTCCGTCGTCATCCGTTCGTCGTCGCGGTTATGCATCGCGTAATCGCGTTCGATTTCGTCGGCGTGCACGCGTAGGTGGCATTCGAGTGCGTAGCAGTCGGCGAACGTCGCGCGGCAATAGTTACAATCGAACGCCGTCTCTTCGGCGTCTTTGCCGTGTTCACGTACATGGTACTCGAGACTTTCCGACGAGTTGAATATGATGTTGCAAATGTGACACTGAAAATCGGCGCGTGCCACAACACCGTCTCTCTCATCATCGTCGCCGtcatcatcctcatcatcatcatcatcagtagTTTCGTTCGACGAATGCTCGTCGCTCGTGGAATCTGCGTTTCTACGGCGCGTCGTTTTCGATCGGCGGCTGCTTTTACAAAGGTGCGAATCGCGTTTGAACTTCGATCGAAAGCGGACGTCGCACCGTCGACACTTCCACGCCGCCTCGCGCCGCTGCGTGTGTTGTATTTTGTGATTTTGTAACGTGCTCTGCATGCGAAACGACCGCTGACAGATGTCGCATTTCAGCGGCGATTGCACGAGCGAGTGTTCGGCGCGCTGGTGCCGGGCGAGCGCGCTTTTATTCTTGAACTCGACGGCACATACCGTGCACTTGAACGGCGTCGGCCACGAACCGTCGTCGGCGCAATCGCCGATTTCTCTCGGCGGCGATTTTTCCGATTCGGTCGATGCGGCGTGCGTCTTGTCCATGTGAATCCAGAGTTTCTCGTCGGAATCGAAGACCTGATCGCACTCGGGGCAGATGTATTCGTGTCGACTGATGTGGTCAGTCAGTTTTACCAAGTCGTCGAATTCGTCACCGCAGACGTAACAACGTAAATCTGCAATGCGAAAAtacaaatgaatatattttgaaaacgcGGGCTTGAATTGAACTAAAATGTTCATTGACCCAGAAGTAAAGTAGATAGATATTTTTAAAAGGTACTAATTTCCGATGCCCTAGAAACCGTTAATATCGGcctaatgtttatatatacattgatttAGTACCCATTTTCACAAAGTAAACATGATTTATTTTGACATCTATACCAAATTTGAGTACAATGCACATAATAGGGTTTGAGGAATAACTACAtccagggtccctacagatcagtcattcctgaatataaggagttttcagagaaatttcaaattccgAAGAAGTGTCTGCATAAATTTCATATGCCAACTATAGTAGACACCTTATAAATTGGTAAGTAGCCTACTGTCTATCTCAGTGAACCATTAATTTCGGTGGTTTTGTCACTGAAATTCTTTCCTCTCTAATTTGGTAACTGCCTAATTGGGCAACAAATCCTAGTCTCAACTGTACTGATTTAGGGGTAGTCTATCATCcaactacaaacatttttaattgCCTCTTTCTAATCTCTTAAAGATTTTTAAGCACCtttaaaaacaatttctattcacagggagtttttaaggaatcaaggcgTCATAGGGATCCTGAATTCATAATCTGGGCCCAGCCCAGATCACCAACTCGAACTTACTTATCTCGAATAGAACCTTACCGTTTCTCGTGTTCGAATGTTGACCACTCTCGTAACTAGGCGGCGTCACTAATCCGTTGGGATTGTACGACCACGACGCCATGCTGAAGTTCGTTTTCAGGTGTCGATTCTCCGTACGTCGGCGATCGGGAATCTTACCGAAATCGTTGTGCGTCGCTTGCAGGTGTTTTTTCAGCGTGCCATTCTGCGCGAACGACAGGCCGCAGTGTTGACACCGGTACGGCCGTTCGCCGGTGTGCAGACGCGAATGATTGAACAAAATGCTGAGCTGCGTGAATCGTTTGTGGCAGATCGTGCACTCATACGGCCGTTCGCCGGTGTGCACGCGGCGGTGGTTGATCAGAATGTCTTTCTTCGCGAACATCTTGTCGCAAAACTCGCACGCGTACGGACGCAACGAGTCGTGGTCGGACATGTGCACGCGCAACAGTTTCAGCGTCGCGAACGTCATCAAACAGAATTTACAGCGGAACGCGTGATGAAATCCATCAGATACACGCGTTCGTACAGCAGTCGGCATATTAGCAGCAGTAGTAATGGCAGGCGATTTTGATACATAATTTTctacaaaatgaatgaattaatagAGAGCATTAGATTGATCAAAATGCCAAaacaaatagactgatttaaaGTGAAAAGTCACTTATTCAGATAATCTTAGActaaaataaaagagaaaTCAAGGTTTACTTAGCAACTCGACTATTACCCATTAGTAAATTGAGTTTGTGCCAATGTTTTATTACTTCatattaattcagtttattaaccctttcagtgcgtctacaccgcagtgcggtgtatcaatCAGTGATGGACTGCTAGTGCACTACAACGTGGTGTATTGAGTAATTAATAATCAATCTTTATCTCGAATTGAAAGACGGCATCACCGTgatgtcaaacatagtgaaatattagtaactaatgatgcACTGCGCTGTGGTGAAAACACACAAAAGCTGTAtgcctgttattcaacacactgggaTGGAATTTTTCAAGGTCTTGTAGGCCTAATCATCTCCAGCATTTTCGGGAATTAATAAATCAGCACTGAAAGCATTAAGTAAGGGTGAAAATGGCCCCAGTTTAAAGGGGAAACTGTCACAGGGAACTGGAAAATCCATTCGTAATAAATTAAATCTAAGTCTATATCGAAGCATACCTTCATATTCCCTATTTTCATGTCTACTTAAAGACGAACGATGAACGTCCTCTTCGGTTTCGTTAGCTTTCCGTCGTTTAACGTCGTACCCTGTAGCGAGCGATCCATCGGCCGTAGTGGCGAAATCTCTGTTGCCCTTACCAACTACGTTATCGGTCATAGCCACGACCGTAGTCGGTATGAAATCGTTTTCATCCCGATCTATCGGAGCCAGCGGTATGTTACTGATATCTAACGTTTTACTCAACGCCGAGAATATTTGCGACGAGGCGGCTATCGTTTGCTGTAACAAACTATTCGCATCGGCTAAACGCTCGGTATCCATCGCTATCGGTGGCGCAGGTGATATCGGACGTAACGAGGGCGCCGCTAGTTTTTTCggcaatttttcttttttgcgTTTTCGTGACtgcgccgccgccgccgctgccccCACAGCCGAGACCGGCTGAAAATGCATCCAATCTCGATGAACTTCGCGGAGGTGATTGATCAGTTGCGTGTGTCCGCTGAACGTAGCTTTACAGTGCGGACAAGCGGGCGGCTGGTGAGATGAGATCATGTGTTCGTCTAACTGAGCTTGAACGTCGAATATTTTACTACAAATCCAGCACGAAAACGTGACGATTTTATGCGACTTTCGATGTTGCCGCAACATGCGACTgttgaagaaatattttccgCAGTGTTCGCAACGAAACTGATGATCCAGTGGTCCCGGTTCCGGAAGACTGTCCAAGGCACTTGGTGAATCTacgaatgaaaattaaaaaaataattgcccatgggcaaagtgtggtttaccttgaaagctagaggttgtttggggtaagggcattgcttgaaaaatctttttaatttgtgacttcaaagttctatcttgtatttcatctttctcaaagaattattttgtagtcaaataagaccaaaaatatacatttcctagggtacaggtaggcacggcagggaaactattctatattttcaaagaaatatttttcacactatgaaaaaaatattcaaataaaattcatatgatgtaacatatcagagggtggctgaatatttagtcttggaaacctcttccaatttATGGCCGCGGAATCTAAACCGGCGCAGTAAGAAATCggcgtattagatcgttttaaatacTGGAATTTactactacaatattcagacctcaacctatacttgtagtttgctgcttaatattttcaggtcacaagaaattacaatttattataaattatatcaaacagaaaacatagcgctcatcttctgttgatgaaatgtcagacgcgccagcaagcagcgtttacagtatcactaaagtagtgtatactgtacgagcgtgtgtttgtgtacGCAACA
This Tubulanus polymorphus chromosome 7, tnTubPoly1.2, whole genome shotgun sequence DNA region includes the following protein-coding sequences:
- the LOC141908725 gene encoding sigma non-opioid intracellular receptor 1-like, whose product is MGFIKSLFKWGVIIGMLAVGIQIWITKKDYIFDEKVIEEIGKKYAGGENIPEMVNKISSELRVKYARHVLPTSDVELIFMNTGGAMCAANLLHQSATEVMVVYGTAMDTSGHPGRHWFQSNIKVVLSGSMKVWKEGTYESVEYRPGDVLRVESGEASGVSFSEGTWLLAYGRGFIWSGGPYTLADSLFSTLDFYTVFKMFRMLSKSLINECSHCFTRIIDTIKNKLLATGSP
- the LOC141908595 gene encoding uncharacterized protein LOC141908595, yielding MATKAEEEAAFNPLYMSCDIKQEPTDGKEDVNDDREEENGGLLDNGKIRPSDRTPVLNRLLGLPSLPPSAKLLFPLQQINAEKNKLSADDSFENLPSAASLLRQTIAASNEMFSTLKQSQQVLPVMKRLFCSICAASFNEKTSLEAHMRTQHERSFPCDICGRLFYKREVLVNHRRIHTGEKPYACKYCEKRFTQLSILFNHTRLHTGERPYRCVHCGQGFAQNSTLKKHKENVHRDYTPNDRKKIINRADPQKTSPQQQQRKGKRESPHRKSNSMPKIVFKSAADSADSSVIKMEPLISESSNDSSQDGSETGNLDAANFTCLMQPLEKDEADDDENDDLDVLDSSALSVKMEPLDVEVDDEGDDPSAEIPDSVATEKPSPPTMVTRSKSSNSLSNSAKQPDSPSALDSLPEPGPLDHQFRCEHCGKYFFNSRMLRQHRKSHKIVTFSCWICSKIFDVQAQLDEHMISSHQPPACPHCKATFSGHTQLINHLREVHRDWMHFQPVSAVGAAAAAAQSRKRKKEKLPKKLAAPSLRPISPAPPIAMDTERLADANSLLQQTIAASSQIFSALSKTLDISNIPLAPIDRDENDFIPTTVVAMTDNVVGKGNRDFATTADGSLATGYDVKRRKANETEEDVHRSSLSRHENREYEENYVSKSPAITTAANMPTAVRTRVSDGFHHAFRCKFCLMTFATLKLLRVHMSDHDSLRPYACEFCDKMFAKKDILINHRRVHTGERPYECTICHKRFTQLSILFNHSRLHTGERPYRCQHCGLSFAQNGTLKKHLQATHNDFGKIPDRRRTENRHLKTNFSMASWSYNPNGLVTPPSYESGQHSNTRNDLRCYVCGDEFDDLVKLTDHISRHEYICPECDQVFDSDEKLWIHMDKTHAASTESEKSPPREIGDCADDGSWPTPFKCTVCAVEFKNKSALARHQRAEHSLVQSPLKCDICQRSFRMQSTLQNHKIQHTQRREAAWKCRRCDVRFRSKFKRDSHLCKSSRRSKTTRRRNADSTSDEHSSNETTDDDDDEDDDGDDDERDGVVARADFQCHICNIIFNSSESLEYHVREHGKDAEETAFDCNYCRATFADCYALECHLRVHADEIERDYAMHNRDDERMTTELDDPNDALSANFVVVKSEPIDDDYEYERRLNKAVTGGMSIGSRIKTEPYDSPPPFDDDDDVNDDEIFLCAECGAAFNYERDFDEHTANAHRRRHECGVCLKSFAVESAFAMHVRQHTVEHLNLSESFVSEIVLSARTFRRDDNNDEDGEVISSISVGEEILDPLAESNDDQALSDEGYLCVECGAFFNDRGDFDDHAIAANHDLSPRYECEFCLKIDSTLTTIKRRYTICPKCSDLFSSTSNAEQSAERDRNETVVGETLVCCSRCDKCFETESSLNSHVSTCHSDMVVEEDLHS